The following proteins are encoded in a genomic region of Amphiura filiformis chromosome 18, Afil_fr2py, whole genome shotgun sequence:
- the LOC140139736 gene encoding uncharacterized protein isoform X1, giving the protein MKNSSAVTNQILQVQSISVEALGTEFEVFYAEAGPPSGAVVIGIHGAPCTHNAFRGMAAPLVAAGYRVIIPNLPGNGVTDVDKKHIYNYTTPHKAAVVKGLIQALQIERVDMIFAHSMGGHVAARIASDPSSDGAVQSLCLICAHGASPPRLLRPMIIHRILTNCLYWLLHIPIVGQIIAKLLSPVFAATGFKGRNPRAEAISYYEGAHMDFPQFGRDCAALCQQKVPVLMLASSNDRVIQHSITEQTMSTLGMRLDDIKWYYKGQSQDQASCKGSTVSQAVMFDDGTHFILKKYPELLAKEIILFLQAITESEII; this is encoded by the exons ATGAAGAATTCCTCAGCAGTAACCAATCAGATATTACAAGTACAGAGTATTTCCGTGGAGGCACTAGGGACAGAGTTTGAAGTCTTTTATGCAGAAGCAGGTCCTCCATCAGGTGCTGTGGTAATTGGCATTCATGGGGCACCCTGTACCCATAATGCATTTAGAGGTATGGCTGCACCTTTAGTAGCAGCAGGCTATCGTGTGATCATTCCTAACCTACCAG GTAATGGTGTTACAGATGTTGATAAGAAACACATTTATAATTACACTACACCTCATAAGGCTGCTGTAGTCAAAGGACTAATACAAGCACTGCAAATTGAAAG AGTAGATATGATATTTGCACATTCCATGGGAGGTCATGTTGCGGCCCGCATTGCGTCTGATCCATCATCAGATGGCGCTGTTCAATCTCTGTGTCTGATTTGCGCGCATGGCGCATCACCACCCAG ATTACTACGACCAATGATAATTCATAGAATCCTCACAAATTGCCTATACTGGCTTCTACACATACCAATTGTAGGCCAAATCATAGCAAAACTATTGTCGCCTGTGTTTGCAGCTACTGGGTTCAAAGGTCGCAATCCAAGAGCAGAGGCTATATCATACTATGAGGGCGCTCATATGGATTTCCCCCAG TTTGGTCGTGACTGTGCAGCATTATGCCAGCAGAAAGTCCCCGTTCTCATGTTGGCAAGCAGCAATGACAGGGTAATTCAACACTCAATCACTGAGCAGACGATGAGTACTCTGGGGATGAGGTTAGATGATATTAAGTGGTACTACAAAGGTCAAAGTCAAGACCAAGCTTCATGTAAAG GATCTACTGTGTCTCAGGCTGTGATGTTTGATGATGGAACCCACTTTATCTTAAAAAAATATCCCGAACTTCTtgcaaaagaaattattttatttttacaagctataactgaaagtgaaatcatttgA
- the LOC140139736 gene encoding uncharacterized protein isoform X2: protein MKNSSAVTNQILQVQSISVEALGTEFEVFYAEAGPPSGAVVIGIHGAPCTHNAFRGMAAPLVAAGYRVIIPNLPGNGVTDVDKKHIYNYTTPHKAAVVKGLIQALQIERVAMVFAHSMGCHVAAHVASNLSSYGAVQSLGLICTPGSTPHRLLRPMIIHRILTNCLYWLLHIPIVGQIIAKLLSPVFAATGFKGRNPRAEAISYYEGAHMDFPQFGRDCAALCQQKVPVLMLASSNDRVIQHSITEQTMSTLGMRLDDIKWYYKGQSQDQASCKGSTVSQAVMFDDGTHFILKKYPELLAKEIILFLQAITESEII from the exons ATGAAGAATTCCTCAGCAGTAACCAATCAGATATTACAAGTACAGAGTATTTCCGTGGAGGCACTAGGGACAGAGTTTGAAGTCTTTTATGCAGAAGCAGGTCCTCCATCAGGTGCTGTGGTAATTGGCATTCATGGGGCACCCTGTACCCATAATGCATTTAGAGGTATGGCTGCACCTTTAGTAGCAGCAGGCTATCGTGTGATCATTCCTAACCTACCAG GTAATGGTGTTACAGATGTTGATAAGAAACACATTTATAATTACACTACACCTCATAAGGCTGCTGTAGTCAAAGGACTAATACAAGCACTGCAAATTGAAAG GGTAGCTATGGTATTTGCACATTCCATGGGATGCCATGTTGCAGCCCACGTTGCGTCTAATCTATCATCATATGGCGCTGTTCAATCTCTAGGTCTGATTTGCACACCTGGGTCAACACCACACAG ATTACTACGACCAATGATAATTCATAGAATCCTCACAAATTGCCTATACTGGCTTCTACACATACCAATTGTAGGCCAAATCATAGCAAAACTATTGTCGCCTGTGTTTGCAGCTACTGGGTTCAAAGGTCGCAATCCAAGAGCAGAGGCTATATCATACTATGAGGGCGCTCATATGGATTTCCCCCAG TTTGGTCGTGACTGTGCAGCATTATGCCAGCAGAAAGTCCCCGTTCTCATGTTGGCAAGCAGCAATGACAGGGTAATTCAACACTCAATCACTGAGCAGACGATGAGTACTCTGGGGATGAGGTTAGATGATATTAAGTGGTACTACAAAGGTCAAAGTCAAGACCAAGCTTCATGTAAAG GATCTACTGTGTCTCAGGCTGTGATGTTTGATGATGGAACCCACTTTATCTTAAAAAAATATCCCGAACTTCTtgcaaaagaaattattttatttttacaagctataactgaaagtgaaatcatttgA